Genomic window (Cellulosilyticum lentocellum DSM 5427):
TATTTTACATAGACACTAAATGTATAGGTTTCACCCGCTTTAAGTGTATCTTTTAGCTCCTTTGAAACACCATGCCAATTAGAGGTCCTGTTTGTTACATACAAACAATGATTAGTTGAATCAATGGTGAGGCTGGAACTGGTTGTAGTAACCTGCGCATCTCCTCTTGCTATCCAGCCCTCAGTACCTCCATCAAAATTGTAGGTGATAGTGCTTGGCGTTGAACTAGCAAAGAGACAAGGTGTTATTCCAAGCACTGAACTTGCAAGTAAAGTTGAAGTTGTGAGATAAGCTATCCTTTTTTTTAGTAGACTCATATTCATTCTCCTTCTTTGATAAATTTGTTTCAATGAAAAATTGTGCAAGTTGACTCTACACAAATAAAAATAAATAAAATCTTATACATATTTAATCATAGCATTCAGAAAATTAAAGGCATACCAACTAATTAAAGGGAAAATCACTAATAATTATATCAATTTAACTAAATTACTATTAATAATAACTATTTTTCTGCAGGAATGCTAAAAATAGTCATTTAGGTAAAAAAGAATATTTTCTTAATAAAAAAGGAGTAGGAACCAATGGTTCCTACTCCTTAAGTATTTCATGAGAAAAATTAATTTTAAAATCTAAATCCTGCAAGCCTAAGAAATACTTGGTACAAATGCAAACGCCACCTATTAGAACGGAAGTCCCTTGTAATTTTGAAGGAACAAGATGACAGAAGTTATGCATTCTATTTTTTAAAAGTGCTGAGATTTGTTCAAGTAAAAGTGGAAATTCAGTAGTGAGAGCACAGTTGATGACAATAACATTTGGGTTAAGCACATTTAAAATATTATTAATACCTATAGCCATATATTTAATAAAGCTTTGAATAATTTCGATTGCTATAGGATCTTGTGTACGATAAGCCTCAATTAACATTTCTATACTAGCAGTAGGTAAATGCTTCTTTTCTGTAAAATCTAATAGCAGAGAACGTTCAGAAGTATATTGCTCAAAACATCCTAAGTTACCACAAGGACAAGGTTTTCCATCGACTTCTACAATGGTATGTCCGAATTCACCGGCATTACCATTAAAGCCAGAAAAGAGTTCATGGTTGATAATAAGCCCCAGTCCTATTCCTGAATGGATGCTAATACCTACCATATTAGGGTAGTGATAACAAAATGCTTTTTCACCAATAATGGATAAATTAGCTTCATTCTCTAAATAAACAGAAGCAGAAAAGTGCTTTTCTAATAAAGTGGAAAAGTCAATACCACAATATGGACTATATGGAGCAAATGTAATTTGGTTCTGACTAACGACACCATGAATACCAATACAAATCCCCACAATGCCATAAGGTGTAGAGGGAAGTATATCAAGTTGCTCTTGAATAATGGAAATAAGATAGCTTACTATTTCTGAGTCAGATCTATTATTGTTGTAATGATGGATTTGAGACTGCTCTCCATTTAAATAGCAGGTCATCAAGGTGAGTTTTTCATACTCTAAATCAATAGAAATACTATGGCCACAATACGGATTGAAAGAAAGTAAAATGGGTTTTCTACCTCTTGAAGTATTATCACTACCCAACTCAGTAATAAGATATTTATCTATAAGCTCTTGAACAATAGCTGAAATAGTTGCTTTAGTTAGGCCAAGATTTTTGGATAAGGCGGCACGAGACATAGGACCATTATTTATAAGTTGAGTAAGTATAAGACGCGAATTAATATCACGAATAAGTTCCTGACTACCTATAGGCATAAATTGTCCTCCTAGTTTTATTGATTATATTAGCATAGGTTTAAAAGTATGAAAACCCTAAGAAGTATAGAGAAAATAATGAGATTATTAATTAAAAATACAAGTTATAAAAAATAATATTGCAGCTTCAAGAAATAAGTGTTATATATAAAGTATAGTTTATCCGCTAAACTAATTATGTTTAAGGAGGAGAAAATGGAAATTAAGAATATAAATGAACAAGGATTTAAGTGTGTTGTTGTATTACCTAAAGGAACTAACACAGTTATTGAAAAAGAATACAATATCAAAGAAGATCGCTTGTTATTTGCACGTAATAAATGGCTTATAGCTCATTCAGAGGCAGGATTAGAAAAAGAAGGTGCTTTTGTTGGGTTAAAAGGTAAAAATATTATATTATGACGACTTTTTAAACTACTTTTAAAAACAATAAAAATATCAGGAGGAATTAATAGCATGATGAAGAATCTACCAGAAGTAAAATTAGGTATTATTGCAGTAAGCAGAGATTGTTTTCCTATGTCTTTATCCGAAAATAGAAGGAAAGCAGTGGTAGCAGCATATAAAGGAGAAATTTATGAATGCCCTACCGTGGTCGAGACAGAAAAAGATATGGAAAAAGCATTAACAGAAGTAAAGGCAGCAGGATGTGATGGTTTAGTAGTCTACCTGGGAAATTTTGGCCCAGAAACAGAGGAAACATTAATTGCGAAGTATTTTGATGGACCTGTTATGTATGTGGCTGCAGCAGAAGAAACCGGCAAAGATTTAGTGCAAGGTCGTGGAGATGCTTTCTGTGGTATGCTAAATGCAAGCTACAATTTAAAACTTCGCAATCTTAAAGCCTACATACCAGAATATCCAGTTGGTACAGCAAATGAAGTAGCAGAGATGATAGCTGAATTTGTACCAATTGCCAGAGCTATTGTGGGACTTAATAACTTAAAGGTAATCTCTTTTGGACCTAGGCCACAAAATTTCTTGGCTTGTAATGCACCTATCAAACAACTTTATAACTTAGGGATTGAGATTGAAGAAAACTCAGAACTTGACCTATTTGAAGCATTTAAAAAACATGACGGAGACCCACGTATTGCAGAAGTTGCTAAGGATATGGCAGCAGAATTAGGGGATGGCAATTTAAAACCTGAAATTTTACCTAAGCTAGCTCAATATGAATTAACATTATTAGATTGGATTGAAGAACATAAGGGGATTAGAAAATATGTAGCTATTGCGGGCAAATGTTGGCCAGCATTCCAAACACAATTTGGATTTGTACCATGCTATGTGAATAGTCGTTTAACAGGTATGGGAATCCCAGTGTCCTGTGAAGTAGACATTTATGGAGCAGTAAGTGAATTTATTGGAACAGTCATTAGCGAAGATGCAGTAACTTTATTAGATATTAACAATACAGTACCATCTGATATTTACGAAGAGGACATCAAAGGTCGATTTGAATACACACTAAAAGATACATTTATGGGCTTCCATTGTGGAAATACAAGCACTAAGAAACTTTCATTCTGTGCTATGAAATATCAAATGATTATGGCAAGAAGTCTACCAGAAGAAGTAACACAAGGAACACTTGAGGGAGATATTATTCCGGGAGATATTACATTCTTCAGATTACAAAGTACCTCAGATGCAAAGCTAAGAGCTTATATTGCTGAAGGAGAGGTATTACCTGTTGCAACTCGTTCTTTTGGTGCTATTGGTATCTTTGCTATTCCAGAAATGGGAAGATTCTATCGTCATGTTCTCATTGAAAAGAATTATCCTCATCATGGAGCAGTTGCTTTTGGTAAGTTCGGAAAAACTTTATATGAGGTATTTAAATATATCGGAGTAGATATGGATGAAATAGGATATAACCAACCTAAGGGTGTAAGGTATCCTACAGAAAATCCTTTTTGTTAATAGAAAGAGAGAAGAAATTAAGAAAAAAGAATTATTTGATGAAATTCTTTAGTATAAATAAAAAAGGTAGTTGAGAAAGCTACCTTTTTTTATATTAAAAATGCTATAGGTAAAAGTGCCTTGAATTTTAAATATAAAATTGGATATTTTACATAAAAGGGACTTAGACATAATGCTAAAGATAAAGAATATTATGTTAATTAAATTGAATATAGTTAATGAAAATTATATAATAGTATATATTTAATATAAAAAATTTATTTATTTTTACTAACAAAAGACATAAAGGGGGAGGCAGTTAATGAAATATAGAAATGTTATAAATAATTTAAAGATAAGAAATAAGCTAGCTATCATTTATGTTTTTTGTGTTTTAATACCTGTCATTGTCACAAATTGGGTAGTAATATCTGCTATAAAAAGTAATGTACGTAATCAAGAAGCAATCCGCATGCAAAATGTAATGGATCGTATAAAATATAATATTCAATCAGAAGTAGAGGGATGTATTTCTATAGCCAGTAATTTATGTACAGATAAAGTGATTAATCAATTTTTAATAAGAGATTATACTTCTAATTTAGAGTATTTTAGTGATTATAAAACAACACTTCAAAATAATGTACTGAGGTATTACTATAACTCCCAAAAGATTAATCAAATTATTTTGTATACGGATAATGCTACTATTATCAATGGGGGAAGCTTTTGGAGGATTGATACTATCTTAGGTACGGAATGGTATAAAGAATTCGTGCATAGCGGAAAGGATATTTATTTAGCAACCTATTATGATGAAAAAAAGAAGTACTTAGGTATACAAAGTGCGCCTCGTACTATTAGCCTTATTCAAAAACTAGATTATTTTGACACAGGAGTAATGGAAAAGTTTGTTAAGATTGATTTGCAGTATACGGCTATTAAAAATGAAATTTTAAATGAAAAAATAGACGGAGATATATACATATGTAATAAAGAGTACGTATTATTTTCTAATCAGATAGCTGAAAATGAAAGGAAGGCATTTTTACCTCAAAGTGAACTAGATATTAATCAAGCTACCTATCAAGATAACTTTAGAGTAGCTTCAGATGAATGGACAATTTATATCATGCCCATGAAGATTGGAATAGGTAAAATGATTAAAGAATCTGAACAGATGGTGTGGTACTTAATTATGATTAATTTACTGTTACCAACTATTATTATTACTCTTATTTCCAAGTCGTTTAGTGGAAGAATAAAATTGATGGAACTTTATTTTGAAAAGGTAAAGCAAGAAGAATTTCAATTAATAGAAGGAAGTGTAGGGGAGGATGAGATTGGGGATCTTATTAAAAGCTACAATGTAATGGTGCTTAAAATAAAGGAACTAATAGAGGTTGTTTTTAAAAAAAATGCAGAAAAACAGGCATCAGAATTATCTAGAAAAGGTGCTGAATTAAAAGCTTTACAAAGTCAAGTTAATCCACACTTTATGTTTAATACATTAGAAAGTATACGAATGAGAAGTTTGCTAAAAGAAGAAAATGAGACAGCTGATGTAATAGAAGCATTATCTCAAATTCTGAGAAAATCCTTGTCGTGGAATAATGATTATATCTGTATAGAAGAAGAGATAGTTTTCGTTCAGCAATATGCAAACATACAGAAGTATAGATTTGGTGATAAGATATCTTTCAGTTTTTATGTTATGGAAGGATGTGAGAAGATTAAGATTCCAAAGCTAAGTATTTTAACCTTTGTGGAAAATGCGTGCATACATGGAATAGAGGGAATATCAAAATCAGGAATAATCTCTGTTGCTATAACAAAGGATGAGGAAAATGTATTTATAGAAATTAGTGATTCTGGATGTGGAATGTCCGAGGAAAAACTCCGACTACTAAGGGAAGTATTAAAAGACCCCAATATAAATAAACTAAGTGAATGTAAGAGTACAGGGATGCTAAATGCGCTTATAAGAATGAATTTGTATTGTGAGAACACGCTTGTGTTTGATATAGATAGTGAACTAGGGCAGGGGACAGATATTATGATTCAAATGCCATTAGGGAAAATAGAAATAGAGGGGGAAAAAAGATGATTAATGTATTAATTGTTGATGATGAACCATTTATTCGTCAAGGGCTAAAGATTTTGATTGATTGGGAGGAATATGGATTTAAGATCACAGGAGAAGCAACAAATGGGAAGGAAGCAATAAGCCTTTTAGAAGACAATAATTACGACTTAATCATTACAGATATAAAGATGCCAGAAGTAGATGGAATAGAGTTAGTAGAACATATAAGAAATTATAAATCTAAGGACTTAAAAATTATTATTTTAAGTGGTTATTATGAGTTTGAATATGCTAAACAAGCTATTAGGTATAATGTAGTGGATTATATTTTGAAGCCAATACAAAAAGAAGAATTGATAAGGGTATTATTAGAGTTTAAAGAGGCATATAACAAAGAAATTAAAAGTGCAAAGGATAAGAAATATACTGAACAAATCGCGTTAGAACGTCATTTAAATGCATTGTGTTCTGGCATATATGGTCAAAGTGATATTTCATATGTAGAAGATAAATTACCATATTGTACTAATCTAAGATATATGAGTATAGAAATCAGCTTGAATGATGAAAAGTTTGAAAGGTTGAGTAAGGATGAAAGAAGAAAAGCACTTAAGGAATTTTGTGAGACGTTAAAATGCTATATCGCACCATATGAAAAGTATGCCTTTTTAGATGTAGACAAGCGTAATGAAATTTATGGTATTGGGTTTATATATACTAGAAATTTTTCTGCTCAAAAAAAGATGAGTGAGAAAGAATATATTGTAGATTTACAAGAGTATATGAAGTCTAATCAAAAGTATAAGTTTAATGTCTATATTGGACAAAAGGTTAACCGTATTGATCAAATTAGTGAGTCTTTTAAGTCAGCTATTATTGCTAAATCGTTTCAAAACTACAAAAATGATAAAGCCATTGCTTATTATGATGAGACGTCAGCGGTAAAGTCTAATACCTATGGTGTCAAAAAAGAGTATATGGATGAGCTCATTCATTATACTGAAGAAAATGTAGTAGATAAAATTGATGAATGTGTAGAAAAAATCTATTTAAATTTCCAGGTACATAATATCAATCCAAAGATTATCAGTATAAATATTGATTACTTACTTTGTAGGTTTATTTATTTAGCTAAAGAATTAGACCCAGATGTAGATCAGGAAGAAGTGTTACATTATATTAGTCAATGTGCTTTTGAAGAATCTGCAGTTAGAGGAAGTGCAAAACATTTTAAGGCTTTTGTAAAAGATTTTGCAAATTATTTAGCACAATTAAGACAAACCAATTCACATGGTGTGTTAAAAGAAGTAGAAAGAGAAATAGAAATGCATTATATGCAAAATTTAAGTTTAAAGTCATTGAGCGAAAAATATTATATTAATAGTGCTTACTTAGGACAAATTTTTAAGAAAAACCATGGTATTTCATTCAAAGATTATTTAAATAATTACAGAATAGAAAAAGCGGGGGAACTTCTTATCAGAACTAATGATAAGGTTTGTAATATTGCTCAAATAGTAGGATATAACAATCTAGATTACTTTATTAATAAATTTGTACGCTTAAAAGGAAAAACGCCTTTGCAATATCGTAAACAGTTTTTGAAAAAAACAAAAGAAGACTGTTAATAGTTTGATAAATTAGATTAATACATATTTATATAGTTTTTAAATGTTACATATAAAAGATTGAATAGAATAATAGTAAATAGTATATGAAATGATAACGGGTGAATGAGTTTGCATTTAAATAATGGTTAAAAATACACAACTATATCAGGATATAAAATATAAAAATATATAGTTTGTATATATTTCTTATATAGTTTGTTGGGTTGAGGGGAGTAAGATAAATTGGTAACATTAACTTGTAAAGAAGTAGAGGATATATCAGAAAATAATATTCAGCAGGTGATGACTTAAAAGATGGTATATTTTAAAATTCGAGTGGAGGGATAATATGAAAAAGTTAAAATCTTTTGTAGCACTGCTTGGAGCAATGGGAATGGTAGCTTCATTAGGCGTAGGATGCGGCAATGATGGTACAAATCAACCTACCGAGACAGCAAAAGAGGTTACAGCAAGTGCATCTGGTGAGAATACAACGACAGAGGCAAAGGACATTAAGGAATTCTCAATGTACATAGCAATGCCTGGAACAGAAATACCAACAGACAACAGAGTATACAATAAAATTGCTGAAAAAATTGGCGCAAAAGCTAAGATTACTTGGTTAACAGGTCAAACAGCAAAAGAAAGTATCGGAACAATGGTTGCTGGTGGCGACTATACTGACTTCGTTGTAGGCTCAGATGGTACGTCATTGTTAATTGATGCAGGAGCACTTCTTCCAATTGATGAATACTGGGATAAATATCCAAATATCAAAAATTATTTATCTGAGAGTGATTGGAACAAGGTAAGATCAGAAGACGGTCATATTTATTTAATTCCTCAGTTTGGAGTAGTTAATGGAAAAGATACTCAAACCTACCACAATGATGAAGCATTCTGGATTCAAATTCGTGTATTAGAGTGGGCAGGATATCCAACAATCAAAACGGTTGATGAGTATTTTGATTTAATTGCAAAATATATGGAAGCTAATCCAACTATGGAAGGCGGACTAGAAAATATCGGATTTGAAATGATTTGTGATGACTGGCGTTACTACAGCTTGGAAAATCCTCCAATGTTCTTAGCAGGTTATCCAAATGATGGATGCTGTATTGTAGACCCAGAAACCTTAACAGCATACAACTATAATACTACTGATATTGCAAAAAGATATTTTAATAAGTTAAATGAAGAGTACAAGAAGGGTATAATTGACCCAGAATGTTTCACATTAAATTACGATCAATATATTGCTAAGATTTCTACAGGACGTGTATTAGGTTTAGTTGATCAATACTGGAACTTCCAAACTGCAGAACAATCTATTGAAACACAAGGACTTTATGATAACGCTTATGTGCCATTACCACTTGTAATGGACGAGGGCACAGAACCAAAATGGCACAGTGGTTATTCACTTGACGTATCAAATGGTTTAAGTATTACAACTAGCTGTAAAGATCCTGAAGGTGCATTCCAAATGATTGAAGATATGCTTTCACAAGAAATACAAACATTAGTATGGTGGGGCGAAGAAGGTATCGACTACATGGTAGGTGATGATGGGGTATTTTATAGAACAGAAGAACAAAGAGCGAAAGCTTTAGATAAAGAATATCTTATAAACGAATTATGTAACTCAGGTTATTCTTACTTCCCACATTATGTTGGTATGAATTTAGATGGTATTAATGCATATGCACCAAACTTCCAACCAGGTGAGTACTATGATGGTCAATCAGAGGCTAAGAAAAAAGTGATGGATGCATATGGATATAAAACATTTGCAGAATTCGTAAATGAAGCTGGAGAAAACTCTGATTGGTACCCAATGTGGTCTTATTCAAACACTTGGACAGCTGATACAGATTACGGTTTAGCTAAAGTAAATATGGATGAAGTAAAACATGAATGGCTACCAAAAGTAATTATGTCAGACGATTTCCAAGGTGCATGGGATCAATATATGTCAGTTCTTGGTGAGAGAGTAGATATGAAGGTCTATGAAGATGCACTCACAGCTGAAGTAAGAAGAAGAGTTGACGTTGCACAAGGTAAATAGAAAAATCAAATGGTAAAAAAATAAGAACAGGGGGGCTCTTTATAGGTGATATTAATTAAGAGTCCCCTTTTTGTTTGCAATAGAGAATATAAACTTATAAGTGGACATTAAAGGAGGAGGAAGTATGAGTAGGCAGGCTCAGGTTCAATTAAATAAAGGGATAGGCAAGCCAAAAGCACAAAAGACAGTAGAAGCGAAACAGAGAATATCTTGGAGTGAAATAAAGAAACAAAAGCAATTGATTCTTTTATCACTACCTTTTCTAATCTATGTTATTATTTTCAACTATGCACCATTAGCTGGGTGGGTTATGGCATTCCAAAATTATAAGCCAGCCAAGGGATTTTTTGATCAAACATGGGTAGGGTTTGCTAAATTTAAACAATTATTCTCAAATGATGTATTTTTAGGGGTTATTAGAAATACGTTAGCTATGAGCTTGATTAATTTAGTATTAGGTTTTGTTTTTTCCATAGGATTTGCCCTTTTATTAAATGAATTAAGAAATGTAAAAGCTAAGAAATTTATACAAACGGTTTCTTACTTACCACACTTTTTGTCTTGGGTTATTGTAGTAGGACTTGTATTTCAGGTAGTTTCAATGGATACAGGTATTCTCAATCAGCTATTACTAAAATTACATATTATAGATAAGCCCATTAACTTTTTATCAGAACCTAAATACTATTGGGGAATTGTAGGTATAACTAATGTATGGAAGGAAACAGGATGGGGTAGTATCATCTACTTGGCTGCAATTACAGCTATTAATCCTGAACTTTATGAAGCAGCAGCTATTGATGGCGCTGGTCGTTTCAGAAAAATCCTACATGTAACCTTACCAGGTATTAAATCAACAATATTCATCCTTTTAATTATAAACATTGGAAATATCTTAAATGCCGGATTTGATATGCAATATCTATTAACAAATGGTTTAGTTCAAAAGGTTTCTCAAACTATTGATATTTATGTTCTTAGATATGGTATTAGTTTAGCAGATTATTCATTAGCGACAGCAGCGGGTATCTTTAAGAGTGTAGTTAGTATTGTCTTAATTTTCCTAGCTAATAGATTTGCTAAGGCTGCTGGCGAAGAAAGATTATTCTAGAGGAGGAATTGAGATGAAGACGCAATCATTAAAAAAGCAAAAAATGGGAGATAAAGTTTTTGATGTAGTTAATATGATTATTTTAGCATTGTTTACATTAATCATACTTTATCCCATAGTCAATACAATAGCATACTCTTTTAACGACGGAACAGATGCATTAAGAGGCGGCATTTATCTTTTGCCAAGACAATGGTCATTGCAAAATTATAAGACAGTATTTAATAAAGAATTATTACCTACTGCAGCCAAAATATCTGTATTAAGAACAGTCATCGCAACAGTATCTCAATTATTTGTTACATCTTTATTAGCATATATCTTAAGTAGAAAAGAATTTATTTTCAAAAAGCAACTCTCATTTATATATGTGTTAACCATGTATGTGAATGGAGGATTAATTCCAACATTCGTTTTATATAAAAATCTTGGATTGACCAATAATTTCTGGGTTTATATTATACCAGGTATGGTAAGTGCTTTTAACATGATTGTTATTAGAACATTTATGAATGGATTACCTGATAGTCTAGTTGAGTCAGCCCAAGTAGATGGAGCAGGACATTTCACAATTTTTATGAAGATTATTTTACCATTGTGTAAGCCAGTACTTGCTACAGTTGCATTATTTATTGCAGTATGGCAATGGAACTCATGGTTTGATGCAATGCTTTATAACCGTACAGCAACTAATCTTACAACATTGCAGTATGAGTTAATGAAACTTCTTTCTTCTGTAATGAATCAAGGAAGTAATGCTGAAGCAATGAAGAATGCGGGCAATACAGTATCTCCATTAACTATGCGTGCAGCAACAACCGTTATAACAGCTCTTCCAATTGTATGTTTATATCCATTCTTACAAAGATATTTTGTAACAGGTTTAACCATCGGAGGAGTAAAAGAATAATGGAGTATATTAAAAAAGACAACTATCCTAATTTATTTGAAGCATTAGGCTACGATAAAGAATTAATAGAAGATAGGCTTAATCAAATTATTAATACTATTTTTTATGGCTCAGAGGACGAGAGGCTCTATCATTTGGTAGAAGATGATATGGGATATATCTTGGATACTGGAAATATAGATGTACGTACAGAAGGTATGTCTTATGGAATGATGATCTGTGTACAAAGAAATATGCAAAAAGAATTTAATTGTCTGTGGAAATGGACAAAAACTTATATGTGGCATAGTGAAGGAGACAATAAAGGTTATTTTGCGTGGTCTGCTTCTCCAGGAGGAAAAAGAAATTCTGAAGGTTCAGCTCCAGATGGTGAAGAGTATTTTGCAATGGCCCTATTTTTTGCAGCACATAGATGGGGGGATGGAGTAGGTATTTTTAACTACACGAAAGAAGCGCAGAACCTTCTTCATGAATGTCTCCATAAAGGTGAAGATGGGAGAGGAAACCCTATGTGGGAGCCTACCAATAAGCTGATTAAGTTTGTCCCAGAACTTGATTTTACAGATCCATCTTATCATCTACCACATTTTTATGAACTATTTGCTTTATGGGCTAATGAAGAAGATAGAGACTTTTGGAAGGAAGCAGCTAGAGCTAGTAGAGAATTTCTAAAAAAAGCTTGTCATCCTGAAACAGGATTAGCACCTGAGTATAGTGATTATGATGGAAGACCAAGATACGAGGAAGGGCATGGATACTATTATAGTGACTCCTATCGTGTAATTGCTAATATTGGGCTTGATTATGCTTGGTTTGGCAAAAGTGAATGGGAAAGTGAATGCGCAGACAAAATTCAAAAATTCTTCTGTGATACAGTGAAAGATAATGCAGAGTGTGTTTATGAAATTGACGGCACAATTATAGATCAGCCTGCTTTACATCCAGTGGCAATTATAGCTACTAATGCCATGGGTTCTTTAGCTACCAAGGGAAAATATAGTGAGTTATGTGTTCAAAGGTTTTGGAAAACGCCACTCCGAACTGGAGAAAGAAGGTATTACGATAATTGTTTATATGCATTTGCCTTTCTAGCCTTAAGTGGTAACTATAGAATATGGTAATCAGCTAAATAAGAAGGGCAGTAGATATCAATACTGTCCTTTTTTTATAAATAGAAAATTCAAGGAAAATGAAGGATGAAAGATGAAGAATTGTTAATTTATGAACGTAAAGGAGCAATAGCATGAGAAACTTTTCTAATCCTATTTTGCCAGGATTTTACCCTGACCCATCTATATGTAGGGTTAATGAGGACTATTATCTTGTGACATCAAGTTTTGCTTATTATCCAGGAGTGCCTATTTTTCATAGTAAAGATTTAGTGAATTGGAAACAGATTGGGCATGTGCTTGAAAGAAGTAGTCAATTACATTTAGAAGGAGCCGAGCACTCAGGTGGCATTTATGCGCCAACGCTAAGATATCATGAAGGTATTTTTTATATGATTACAACGAACATATCAGGTGAAGGAAATTTTTATGTTACGGCCACAAGACCGGAAGGACCTTGGTCAGATCCTATTGTGCTAGAAGCAGAGGGAATAGATCCAAGTCTATTTTTTGATGAGGATGGAAGAGTTTATTATGTAGGAACAAGGGAAAAACCAAAAGAAGTTTCCAGGTATTATGGAG
Coding sequences:
- a CDS encoding glycosyl hydrolase family 8, giving the protein MEYIKKDNYPNLFEALGYDKELIEDRLNQIINTIFYGSEDERLYHLVEDDMGYILDTGNIDVRTEGMSYGMMICVQRNMQKEFNCLWKWTKTYMWHSEGDNKGYFAWSASPGGKRNSEGSAPDGEEYFAMALFFAAHRWGDGVGIFNYTKEAQNLLHECLHKGEDGRGNPMWEPTNKLIKFVPELDFTDPSYHLPHFYELFALWANEEDRDFWKEAARASREFLKKACHPETGLAPEYSDYDGRPRYEEGHGYYYSDSYRVIANIGLDYAWFGKSEWESECADKIQKFFCDTVKDNAECVYEIDGTIIDQPALHPVAIIATNAMGSLATKGKYSELCVQRFWKTPLRTGERRYYDNCLYAFAFLALSGNYRIW
- a CDS encoding ABC transporter permease, which encodes MSRQAQVQLNKGIGKPKAQKTVEAKQRISWSEIKKQKQLILLSLPFLIYVIIFNYAPLAGWVMAFQNYKPAKGFFDQTWVGFAKFKQLFSNDVFLGVIRNTLAMSLINLVLGFVFSIGFALLLNELRNVKAKKFIQTVSYLPHFLSWVIVVGLVFQVVSMDTGILNQLLLKLHIIDKPINFLSEPKYYWGIVGITNVWKETGWGSIIYLAAITAINPELYEAAAIDGAGRFRKILHVTLPGIKSTIFILLIINIGNILNAGFDMQYLLTNGLVQKVSQTIDIYVLRYGISLADYSLATAAGIFKSVVSIVLIFLANRFAKAAGEERLF
- a CDS encoding carbohydrate ABC transporter permease, which gives rise to MKTQSLKKQKMGDKVFDVVNMIILALFTLIILYPIVNTIAYSFNDGTDALRGGIYLLPRQWSLQNYKTVFNKELLPTAAKISVLRTVIATVSQLFVTSLLAYILSRKEFIFKKQLSFIYVLTMYVNGGLIPTFVLYKNLGLTNNFWVYIIPGMVSAFNMIVIRTFMNGLPDSLVESAQVDGAGHFTIFMKIILPLCKPVLATVALFIAVWQWNSWFDAMLYNRTATNLTTLQYELMKLLSSVMNQGSNAEAMKNAGNTVSPLTMRAATTVITALPIVCLYPFLQRYFVTGLTIGGVKE